A genomic stretch from Pseudomonas alkylphenolica includes:
- a CDS encoding septal ring lytic transglycosylase RlpA family protein, protein MWRPLSALALFTLLAGCASHDIDPRGYDKSGTASYYGSRHHGKRTASGEPFNQNAMTAAHRSLPFGTRVKVTNLNNDRSVVVRINDRGPHTRGRLIDLSRAAAEKLGMIRSGTARVRVQSLSD, encoded by the coding sequence ATGTGGCGTCCCCTCAGCGCACTCGCGCTCTTTACCCTGCTGGCCGGCTGCGCCAGTCACGATATCGATCCTCGCGGTTACGACAAATCCGGCACCGCCTCCTATTACGGCTCCCGTCACCACGGCAAACGCACCGCCAGTGGCGAGCCCTTCAATCAAAATGCCATGACCGCTGCCCACCGTAGCCTGCCCTTCGGCACCCGGGTCAAAGTCACCAACCTGAACAATGACCGTAGCGTGGTGGTGCGCATCAACGACCGTGGTCCGCACACCCGCGGCCGATTGATTGACCTGTCCCGTGCTGCAGCAGAAAAACTCGGCATGATCCGTAGCGGAACGGCGCGCGTACGGGTACAAAGTCTCAGCGACTGA
- a CDS encoding calcium/sodium antiporter, with amino-acid sequence MAFGLLLLVSGAELLVRSALRVASSLQVRPLIIGLSLVAFGSSAPQLTVSLQAAYTGAPDVAVGSVIGSNIFNILVTLGLAALIIPLRVSRQLVRLDIPVMIGASLLVYLLAFNELLGRLEGALLLLGLLAYLAILWHQSRHYARTFPAPGPRPQQGSGFWITSLLLMLSGLGLLSLAGHLLLEAAVEVAVDLGLSERVIGLTVVAVCTSLPELATSLIAALRGEREIAVGNVIGSNLFNLLAVLGLTALVAPEPLSISPNALDFDLPVMLGVAALSLPVFYSGYRITRAEGLVFLGLYLAYGLHVVAFTTGMPLATRLEKLMLFYALPVLGALLLYTTLRAWRRQH; translated from the coding sequence CTGGCTTTTGGCTTGCTGCTGCTCGTCAGCGGCGCCGAGCTATTGGTGCGCTCCGCCCTGCGCGTGGCGTCCAGCCTGCAGGTCCGTCCGCTGATCATCGGCTTGAGCCTGGTGGCCTTCGGCAGCAGTGCGCCGCAGCTGACCGTCAGCCTGCAAGCGGCCTACACCGGCGCTCCGGATGTGGCAGTCGGCAGCGTGATTGGCAGCAACATTTTCAACATCCTGGTCACGTTGGGCCTCGCCGCATTGATCATTCCTTTGCGCGTTTCACGCCAGTTGGTACGCCTGGACATCCCGGTAATGATCGGCGCCAGCCTGCTTGTCTACCTGCTGGCATTCAACGAGCTACTCGGGCGCCTTGAAGGCGCACTGCTGCTGCTTGGATTGCTCGCCTACCTGGCAATCCTCTGGCACCAGTCACGTCACTATGCCCGTACCTTCCCTGCCCCCGGCCCACGACCGCAACAAGGCAGCGGATTCTGGATTACCAGCCTGCTGCTGATGCTGTCCGGATTGGGCTTGTTGAGTCTGGCAGGACACCTGTTACTTGAGGCCGCAGTCGAGGTGGCGGTTGACCTGGGCCTGTCTGAACGGGTCATCGGCCTGACCGTGGTCGCGGTCTGTACCTCGTTGCCGGAACTGGCCACCTCGCTGATTGCTGCCCTGCGCGGCGAACGTGAAATCGCCGTGGGCAACGTCATCGGCAGCAATCTCTTCAACTTGCTGGCCGTGCTTGGCTTGACTGCGCTGGTGGCGCCAGAGCCGCTGTCGATCTCGCCCAACGCCCTGGATTTTGACCTGCCGGTAATGCTCGGTGTCGCCGCCTTGAGCCTGCCGGTGTTCTACTCCGGCTACCGGATAACCCGCGCCGAAGGTCTGGTGTTTCTTGGCTTGTACCTGGCTTATGGTCTGCATGTGGTGGCCTTCACCACCGGCATGCCGTTGGCCACCCGCCTGGAAAAACTGATGCTGTTCTATGCACTGCCAGTGCTCGGGGCGTTGCTGCTGTATACGACCCTGCGCGCCTGGCGCCGCCAACACTAA
- a CDS encoding AEC family transporter produces MLALFLQTLNITAPVFAMLFMGVLLKRINAINDGFIHTASALVFNVCMPALLFLGIYHADLTSAVQPGLLLYFAIATLIGFGLAWGLAIWRCPRQDRGIYTQGAFRGNNGVIGLALAASMYGDYGISLGAILAGLVILLYNSLSVVVLAVYSPSAKSDPWSICKSILRNPLIISVLLAAALAYGQVALPNWLLTSGDYLAQMTLPLALICIGGTLSLASLRQSGGLAVSVSLLKMVWLPLFATLGAFVCGFRGAELGILFLYFGSPTAAASYVMARSSNGNHELAAAIIVITTLMAAITTNIGIFFLQWGGWI; encoded by the coding sequence ATGCTCGCCCTTTTTCTTCAGACGCTGAACATCACGGCACCGGTGTTTGCCATGTTGTTCATGGGCGTGCTGCTCAAACGCATCAACGCGATCAACGACGGCTTCATCCATACCGCTTCGGCGCTGGTGTTCAACGTCTGCATGCCGGCGTTGCTGTTCCTGGGGATCTATCACGCCGATCTGACGTCTGCCGTGCAACCGGGGCTGTTGCTCTACTTCGCCATTGCCACCCTGATCGGCTTTGGCCTGGCCTGGGGCCTGGCGATCTGGCGCTGTCCACGGCAAGACCGCGGGATCTATACCCAGGGCGCGTTTCGTGGCAACAACGGGGTGATTGGCCTGGCGCTGGCCGCCAGCATGTATGGCGACTACGGCATCTCGCTGGGGGCGATCCTCGCCGGCCTGGTGATCCTGCTCTACAACTCGTTGTCGGTTGTGGTGCTGGCGGTGTACAGCCCCAGCGCCAAGTCCGACCCCTGGAGTATCTGCAAGAGCATTCTGCGCAACCCGCTGATTATCAGCGTGCTGCTGGCGGCGGCGCTGGCCTATGGGCAGGTGGCCTTGCCGAACTGGCTGCTGACTTCCGGCGACTATCTGGCGCAGATGACGCTGCCGCTGGCGCTGATCTGTATTGGTGGCACCCTGTCGCTCGCCTCGTTGCGCCAGAGTGGCGGACTGGCCGTCAGTGTCAGCCTGCTGAAAATGGTCTGGCTGCCGTTGTTCGCTACCCTTGGCGCCTTTGTCTGTGGTTTTCGCGGGGCCGAGCTGGGTATCTTGTTTCTTTACTTCGGCAGCCCGACGGCGGCGGCCAGCTATGTCATGGCCAGGTCCAGCAATGGCAACCACGAGTTGGCGGCGGCAATCATCGTCATAACCACCCTGATGGCCGCCATTACCACCAATATCGGCATCTTTTTCTTGCAGTGGGGCGGCTGGATCTAG
- a CDS encoding response regulator transcription factor: MSDEIQVEGEELPHLLLVDDDATFTRVMARAMSRRGFRVSTAGSAEEGLLLAQQDVPDYATLDLKMDGDSGLVLLPKLLELDPEMRVVILTGYSSIATAVEAIKRGACNYLCKPADADDVLAALLSEHADLDSLVPENPMSVDRLQWEHIQRVLTEHEGNISATARALGMHRRTLQRKLQKRPVRR; the protein is encoded by the coding sequence ATGAGTGATGAAATCCAGGTTGAAGGCGAAGAGCTCCCGCACCTGTTGCTGGTAGATGATGACGCCACCTTTACCCGCGTCATGGCCCGGGCCATGAGCCGCCGTGGTTTTCGCGTGAGTACGGCGGGGTCCGCTGAAGAGGGATTGTTGCTGGCTCAACAGGATGTGCCGGACTACGCCACCCTCGACCTGAAGATGGATGGTGACTCGGGCCTGGTGTTGTTGCCCAAGCTGCTCGAGCTCGACCCGGAAATGCGCGTAGTGATCCTCACCGGTTACTCAAGCATCGCCACCGCCGTGGAAGCCATCAAGCGCGGTGCCTGCAACTACCTGTGCAAACCGGCCGATGCCGATGACGTATTGGCCGCGTTGCTGTCCGAGCATGCTGACCTCGACAGCCTGGTACCGGAGAACCCGATGTCGGTCGACCGCCTGCAGTGGGAGCACATCCAGCGGGTGCTGACCGAGCACGAAGGCAACATCTCCGCTACAGCCCGTGCGCTGGGCATGCACCGGCGTACTTTGCAGCGCAAATTGCAGAAGCGCCCGGTTCGCCGCTGA
- the gatB gene encoding Asp-tRNA(Asn)/Glu-tRNA(Gln) amidotransferase subunit GatB produces the protein MQWEVVIGLEIHTQLATQSKIFSGSATTFGSEPNTQASLIDLGMPGVLPVLNQEAVRMACMFGLAIDAEIGQHNVFARKNYFYPDLPKGYQISQMELPIVGKGHLDIALEDGTVKRVGITRAHLEEDAGKSLHEDFSGSTGIDLNRAGTPLLEIVSEPDMRNAKEAVAYVKAIHALVRYLGICDGNMAEGSLRCDCNVSVRPKGQVEFGTRCEIKNVNSFRFIERAINTEIQRQIELIEDGGKVVQETRLYDPNKDETRSMRSKEEANDYRYFPDPDLLPVVIEGAYLDTIRTTLPELPPQKRERFQSQFGLSAYDANVLASSREQADYFEQVVAVCGDAKLAANWVMVELGSLLNKLGLEIDQAPVTAAQLGGMLQRILDNTISGKIAKVVFEKMAAGEGDADQIIEAEGLKQVTDTGAIEKVLDEMLAANAEQVEQYRAADEAKRGKMFGFFVGQAMKASKGKANPQQVNQLLKSKLEG, from the coding sequence ATGCAATGGGAAGTTGTCATCGGGCTGGAGATTCACACCCAGCTCGCCACCCAGTCGAAGATTTTCTCCGGCAGCGCCACCACGTTCGGTTCCGAGCCGAACACCCAGGCCAGCCTGATCGATCTGGGCATGCCCGGCGTACTGCCGGTGCTCAACCAGGAAGCGGTGCGCATGGCCTGCATGTTCGGTCTGGCGATTGACGCCGAGATCGGCCAGCACAACGTGTTCGCGCGCAAGAACTACTTCTATCCCGACCTGCCCAAGGGTTACCAGATCAGCCAGATGGAACTGCCGATCGTCGGCAAGGGCCACCTGGACATCGCCCTCGAAGACGGCACGGTCAAACGCGTCGGTATCACCCGTGCACACCTGGAAGAAGATGCCGGCAAGAGCCTGCACGAAGACTTCAGCGGTTCCACCGGGATCGACCTGAACCGTGCCGGCACGCCGCTGCTGGAAATCGTTTCCGAGCCGGACATGCGCAACGCCAAGGAAGCCGTGGCCTACGTCAAGGCGATCCACGCCCTGGTGCGTTACCTGGGCATCTGCGACGGCAACATGGCCGAAGGCTCGCTGCGTTGCGACTGCAACGTCTCGGTGCGACCAAAAGGCCAGGTCGAGTTCGGTACCCGCTGCGAGATCAAGAACGTCAACTCGTTCCGCTTCATCGAGCGCGCGATCAACACTGAAATTCAGCGTCAGATCGAGCTGATCGAAGACGGCGGCAAGGTTGTTCAGGAAACTCGCCTGTACGACCCGAACAAGGACGAGACGCGCTCGATGCGCAGCAAAGAGGAAGCCAACGACTACCGTTACTTCCCCGATCCGGACCTGCTGCCAGTGGTGATCGAAGGCGCTTATCTCGACACCATCCGCACCACCCTGCCGGAGCTGCCACCGCAGAAGCGCGAGCGCTTCCAGAGCCAGTTCGGCCTGTCGGCCTATGACGCCAACGTGCTGGCTTCGAGCCGTGAACAAGCCGACTACTTCGAACAAGTGGTTGCGGTGTGTGGCGATGCCAAACTGGCCGCCAACTGGGTCATGGTCGAACTGGGCAGCCTGCTCAACAAGCTGGGCCTGGAAATCGATCAGGCACCGGTGACCGCTGCCCAACTGGGCGGCATGCTGCAGCGCATCCTCGACAACACCATCAGCGGCAAGATCGCCAAGGTGGTGTTCGAGAAGATGGCAGCCGGTGAAGGCGATGCCGACCAGATCATCGAGGCCGAAGGCCTCAAACAGGTGACTGACACGGGTGCGATCGAGAAGGTGCTGGATGAGATGCTCGCGGCCAACGCCGAGCAGGTCGAGCAGTACCGCGCCGCCGATGAAGCCAAGCGCGGCAAGATGTTCGGCTTCTTTGTCGGCCAGGCCATGAAAGCCTCCAAGGGCAAGGCCAACCCGCAGCAAGTGAACCAATTGCTCAAGAGCAAGCTCGAAGGGTAA
- a CDS encoding amino acid permease, translating into MQDEITPERLHRGLKNRHIQLIALGGAIGTGLFLGIAQTIQLAGPSVLLGYAIAGLIAFFIMRQLGEMVVEEPVSGTFSHFAHSYWSEFAGFMSGWNYWVLYVLVGMAELTAVGIYIKYWWPDFPTWATAAIFFVVINLINLSQVKVYGEMEFWFALIKVVAIVSMIAFGGYLLISGNGGPDASVANLWQYGGFFPNGISGLMMALAVIMFSFGGLELVGITAAEADNPKYSIPRATNQVIYRILIFYIGALAVLLSLYPWQKVVQGGSPFVMIFHALDSNLVATILNLVVLTAALSVYNSCVYCNSRMLFGLAVQGDAPKRLLKVNDRGVPLAALGISALATGLCVLINYLMPAEAFGLLMALVVSSLVINWGIISITHLKFRRAKQAAGETTFYKSWGYPLTNYVCLAFLALILVIMYLTPGIRISVLLIPVWLAVLGVAYWLKKKGHKAAVAAD; encoded by the coding sequence ATGCAAGACGAGATCACCCCAGAGCGGTTACACCGCGGGCTGAAAAATCGCCATATCCAGTTGATTGCGCTGGGTGGCGCGATTGGCACCGGTCTGTTCCTCGGTATTGCCCAGACCATCCAGCTGGCCGGCCCGTCCGTGCTGCTGGGTTACGCCATTGCCGGTCTGATTGCCTTTTTCATCATGCGCCAGTTGGGTGAAATGGTGGTTGAAGAGCCGGTGTCCGGTACCTTCAGTCACTTTGCCCACAGCTATTGGAGCGAGTTCGCCGGGTTCATGTCCGGCTGGAACTACTGGGTGCTTTATGTGCTGGTCGGCATGGCTGAGCTGACGGCGGTGGGCATCTACATCAAGTATTGGTGGCCAGACTTCCCGACCTGGGCGACGGCGGCGATATTCTTCGTGGTGATCAACCTGATCAATCTCAGTCAGGTGAAAGTCTACGGCGAAATGGAGTTCTGGTTTGCCCTGATCAAGGTGGTGGCCATCGTCAGCATGATCGCCTTTGGTGGCTACCTGCTGATCAGCGGTAACGGTGGGCCGGATGCCAGCGTGGCCAACCTGTGGCAATACGGCGGCTTCTTTCCCAATGGCATCAGCGGCCTGATGATGGCGCTGGCGGTGATCATGTTTTCCTTTGGTGGCCTGGAACTGGTGGGGATCACCGCCGCCGAAGCCGACAACCCCAAGTACAGCATTCCGCGCGCCACCAATCAGGTGATCTACCGCATCCTGATTTTCTACATCGGCGCCCTGGCAGTGCTGCTGTCGCTGTATCCGTGGCAGAAAGTGGTGCAGGGCGGCAGCCCGTTCGTGATGATCTTCCATGCCCTGGACAGCAACCTGGTGGCCACCATCCTCAACCTGGTGGTGCTGACGGCGGCATTGTCGGTTTACAACAGCTGCGTGTACTGCAACAGCCGCATGCTCTTCGGCCTGGCCGTACAGGGTGATGCGCCCAAGCGTCTGCTCAAGGTCAACGACCGCGGTGTACCGCTGGCGGCGCTGGGAATCTCGGCGCTGGCGACCGGACTGTGCGTGCTGATCAACTACCTGATGCCGGCCGAAGCCTTCGGCCTGTTGATGGCGCTGGTGGTGTCGTCGCTGGTAATCAACTGGGGCATCATCAGCATTACCCACCTGAAGTTCCGTCGTGCCAAGCAAGCGGCTGGCGAGACGACGTTCTACAAAAGCTGGGGCTACCCGCTGACCAACTATGTCTGCCTGGCCTTCCTCGCGCTGATTCTGGTCATCATGTACCTGACGCCGGGCATCCGCATTTCGGTGCTGTTGATCCCCGTGTGGCTGGCCGTGCTGGGCGTGGCTTACTGGCTGAAGAAAAAGGGCCACAAGGCCGCCGTCGCTGCCGACTGA
- the gatA gene encoding Asp-tRNA(Asn)/Glu-tRNA(Gln) amidotransferase subunit GatA, with product MHQLTLAEIARGLADKKFSSEELTRTLLARINQLDPQLNSFISVTEELAISQARAADARRAAGENGPLLGAPIAHKDLFCTQGIRTSCGSKMLDNFKAPYDATVVSKLAEAGTVTLGKTNMDEFAMGSANESSHYGPVKNPWNLEHVPGGSSGGSAAAVAARLLPAATATDTGGSIRQPAALTSLTGLKPTYGRVSRWGMIAYASSLDQGGPLARTAEDCALLLQGMAGFDAKDSTCIDEPVPDYSASLNNSLEGLRIGLPKEYFGAGLDPRIADLVQASVKELEKLGAVVKEISLPNMQHAIPAYYVIAPAEASSNLSRFDGVRFGYRCENPVDLTDLYKRSRGEGFGIEVQRRIMVGAYALSAGYYDAYYLQAQKIRRLIKNDFMAAFNEVDVILGPTTPNLAWKIGAKNNDPVAEYLEDVYTITANLAGLPGLSMPAGFVDGLPVGVQLLAPYFQEGRLLNVAHRYQQVTDWHTRAPTGF from the coding sequence ATGCATCAACTGACCCTGGCCGAGATCGCCCGCGGACTCGCCGACAAAAAGTTTTCTTCCGAAGAGCTGACCCGCACCCTGCTGGCGCGGATCAACCAGCTCGACCCGCAACTCAACAGTTTCATCAGCGTCACCGAAGAGCTGGCCATCAGCCAGGCCCGCGCCGCCGACGCCCGTCGCGCCGCCGGTGAGAACGGTCCCCTGCTCGGCGCGCCAATCGCCCACAAGGACCTGTTCTGCACCCAGGGCATCCGCACCAGCTGCGGCTCGAAGATGCTCGACAACTTCAAGGCGCCGTACGATGCCACCGTGGTCAGCAAGCTGGCCGAAGCCGGCACGGTGACCCTGGGCAAGACCAACATGGACGAATTCGCCATGGGTTCTGCCAACGAATCCAGCCACTACGGCCCGGTGAAGAACCCGTGGAACCTTGAGCACGTACCGGGCGGTTCGTCCGGTGGCTCGGCGGCGGCCGTTGCGGCGCGCCTGCTGCCAGCGGCCACTGCCACCGACACCGGCGGCTCGATCCGCCAGCCAGCGGCGCTGACCAGCCTGACCGGGCTGAAACCGACGTATGGCCGGGTTTCGCGCTGGGGCATGATTGCCTACGCCTCGAGCCTCGACCAAGGCGGCCCGCTCGCCCGCACCGCCGAAGACTGCGCACTGCTGCTGCAAGGCATGGCCGGTTTCGACGCCAAGGACTCCACCTGCATCGATGAGCCGGTGCCGGATTACAGCGCCAGCCTGAACAATTCGCTGGAAGGCCTGCGCATCGGCCTGCCGAAGGAATACTTCGGTGCCGGCCTCGACCCTCGTATTGCCGACCTGGTCCAGGCCAGCGTCAAAGAGCTGGAAAAGCTCGGTGCCGTAGTCAAGGAAATCAGCCTGCCGAACATGCAGCACGCGATTCCGGCCTACTACGTGATCGCCCCGGCGGAAGCCTCGTCGAACCTGTCGCGCTTTGATGGCGTGCGCTTCGGCTACCGCTGCGAGAACCCGGTCGATCTCACCGACCTGTACAAGCGCTCCCGCGGCGAAGGCTTCGGTATCGAAGTACAACGCCGGATCATGGTCGGCGCCTACGCCCTCTCGGCCGGTTACTACGACGCCTACTACCTGCAGGCGCAGAAGATCCGCCGCCTGATCAAGAACGACTTCATGGCCGCCTTCAACGAGGTCGACGTGATTCTCGGCCCGACCACGCCAAACCTGGCCTGGAAGATCGGCGCCAAGAACAACGACCCGGTCGCGGAATACCTGGAAGACGTCTACACCATTACCGCCAACCTCGCTGGCCTGCCAGGGCTGTCGATGCCGGCCGGTTTTGTCGATGGTCTGCCGGTTGGCGTGCAGCTGCTCGCCCCGTATTTCCAGGAAGGCCGCCTGCTCAACGTCGCGCACCGCTATCAGCAAGTGACTGATTGGCACACCCGCGCACCTACCGGCTTCTGA
- a CDS encoding ATP-binding protein has product MLAPVQLLSATRQNLWRLTFIRILVLAAQAGSVGVAYWTELLPLPWLSLVITLGLSSLLCAFTALRLRLSLPVTELEYAFQLACDLLIHSALLYYSGGSTNPFVSYYLVPLAIAAVTLPWVYSLVLSGIALAAYSLLLVQFYPLETFPMAREKMQVYGMWLSIALAAAVITFFAAKMAEELRRQEQLRAERREEGLRDEQLLAVATQAAGAAHELGTPLATMSVLIKEMRQDHHDPLLQEDLAVLQDQVKLCKETLQNLVRAAEANRRMAVEDQEVTAWLDEALNRWHLMRPEASYRFQRLGQGSVPRLAPPPDLTQALLNLLNNAADAFPDDLEVRLDWDAQDMVISIRDHGPGVPAAIAESIGKPFFTTKGKGFGLGLFLSKASVTRAGGSVKLYSHEEGGTLTELRLPRDARGDV; this is encoded by the coding sequence ATGCTCGCCCCCGTACAACTGCTGTCCGCAACCCGTCAGAACCTCTGGCGCCTGACCTTCATCCGCATTCTGGTATTGGCCGCCCAGGCCGGCTCGGTGGGCGTTGCCTACTGGACCGAACTGCTGCCGCTGCCGTGGCTGTCACTGGTGATCACCCTGGGGCTGTCGAGCCTGCTGTGTGCGTTCACTGCCTTGCGCCTGCGCCTGTCATTGCCGGTCACTGAGCTGGAGTATGCGTTCCAGCTGGCCTGTGACCTGCTGATCCACAGTGCCTTGCTGTATTACTCCGGGGGCTCGACCAACCCCTTCGTTTCCTATTACCTGGTGCCGCTGGCGATTGCCGCGGTGACCTTGCCCTGGGTCTATTCACTGGTCCTCTCGGGCATCGCCCTGGCGGCTTACAGTTTGCTGCTGGTGCAGTTCTACCCGTTGGAGACCTTCCCCATGGCGCGGGAGAAAATGCAGGTCTACGGCATGTGGTTGAGTATTGCCCTGGCGGCGGCGGTGATCACCTTCTTTGCGGCGAAAATGGCCGAAGAACTGCGCCGTCAGGAGCAGCTGCGTGCCGAACGGCGCGAAGAGGGGCTGCGCGACGAACAGTTACTGGCGGTCGCGACCCAGGCCGCTGGTGCTGCCCATGAACTGGGTACGCCGTTGGCGACCATGAGCGTGCTGATCAAGGAAATGCGCCAGGACCACCACGATCCGCTGCTGCAGGAAGACCTGGCGGTGCTGCAGGACCAGGTCAAGCTGTGCAAGGAAACCTTGCAGAATCTGGTGCGGGCCGCCGAAGCCAACCGGCGCATGGCAGTGGAAGATCAGGAGGTCACGGCCTGGCTGGATGAAGCCCTGAACCGCTGGCACCTGATGCGTCCTGAAGCCAGCTACCGTTTCCAGCGCCTGGGGCAGGGCAGCGTGCCGCGCCTGGCTCCACCGCCTGATCTGACCCAGGCCCTGCTGAATCTGTTGAACAATGCAGCCGATGCCTTTCCGGACGATCTGGAAGTGCGCCTGGACTGGGATGCACAAGATATGGTGATCAGCATCCGTGACCATGGTCCTGGTGTGCCGGCGGCCATTGCTGAATCGATTGGCAAACCCTTTTTTACCACCAAGGGTAAAGGCTTCGGCCTGGGCCTGTTCTTGAGCAAGGCCAGCGTGACCCGTGCTGGCGGCTCGGTAAAACTCTATAGTCATGAGGAAGGCGGTACGCTCACCGAGCTGCGCCTGCCGCGTGACGCGCGAGGAGATGTGTGA
- a CDS encoding SIMPL domain-containing protein (The SIMPL domain is named for its presence in mouse protein SIMPL (signalling molecule that associates with mouse pelle-like kinase). Bacterial member BP26, from Brucella, was shown to assemble into a channel-like structure, while YggE from E. coli has been associated with resistance to oxidative stress.), whose product MLNTRRSAALVMATSLFASLPALAEEPRYNQISLRAEVSKEVARDLMIVTLYSEAQNTDPGKLAKEITETMNKAVQQAREVKEVKISQGSRNSYPIYDNKGQKITGWRERAELRLESADFPALSKLTGTLLQDLKMGGMDFSIAPATRKTSEDELLKDAVNAFKTRAQLATEALGGKSYKVVNLNLNSSGYPHPYARSAPMMMKAGMAEDAAPAPDIEAGTSQVSLSADGTIEVQM is encoded by the coding sequence ATGCTTAACACCCGCCGCAGCGCCGCCCTCGTCATGGCCACCAGCCTGTTCGCCAGCCTGCCCGCGCTGGCAGAAGAACCACGCTACAACCAGATCTCGCTGCGTGCCGAAGTCAGCAAGGAAGTGGCGCGCGACCTGATGATCGTGACCCTGTACAGCGAAGCGCAGAACACCGATCCGGGCAAGCTGGCCAAGGAAATCACCGAGACCATGAACAAGGCCGTGCAACAGGCCCGCGAGGTCAAGGAAGTGAAAATCAGCCAGGGCAGCCGCAACAGCTACCCGATCTATGACAACAAGGGTCAGAAGATCACCGGTTGGCGTGAACGCGCCGAACTGCGCCTGGAAAGTGCCGACTTCCCGGCCTTGTCGAAACTCACCGGGACCTTGCTGCAGGACCTGAAAATGGGCGGCATGGACTTTTCCATTGCCCCGGCCACACGCAAAACCAGCGAGGACGAACTGCTCAAGGACGCCGTCAATGCCTTCAAGACCCGCGCCCAGCTGGCCACTGAAGCCCTGGGTGGCAAAAGCTACAAAGTGGTCAACCTCAACCTCAACAGCAGCGGCTACCCGCACCCTTACGCGCGAAGCGCACCTATGATGATGAAAGCCGGCATGGCCGAAGACGCTGCGCCTGCGCCGGATATCGAAGCCGGCACCAGCCAGGTCAGCCTCAGCGCCGACGGTACCATCGAAGTACAGATGTAA
- a CDS encoding carboxymuconolactone decarboxylase family protein gives MGDTTKTGEQVRRQVMGDAFVDRALGNATEFTQPLQDFVNEHAWGSVWSREGLPLKTRSLITLAALTALKCPQELKGHVRGALNNGCSVEEIREALLHCAVYAGVPAAIDAFRAAQEVIDSYQQG, from the coding sequence ATGGGCGACACCACCAAAACCGGCGAACAGGTCCGCCGCCAGGTCATGGGCGATGCGTTTGTCGATCGCGCACTGGGCAATGCCACCGAGTTCACTCAGCCGCTGCAGGACTTCGTCAATGAACATGCCTGGGGCAGTGTCTGGAGCCGTGAAGGCTTGCCGCTGAAAACCCGCAGCCTGATTACCCTGGCCGCACTGACCGCGCTCAAGTGCCCACAGGAGCTCAAGGGCCACGTCCGTGGCGCCTTGAACAATGGCTGCAGTGTCGAAGAGATTCGCGAAGCGCTATTGCATTGCGCGGTGTACGCCGGCGTCCCTGCGGCCATTGACGCGTTTCGCGCGGCCCAGGAAGTGATCGACAGCTACCAGCAAGGCTGA